The genomic stretch GATGCGTGGCGCCCGCCAAGGCGCAAACTCAACCGAGAAGCAGACGAGAGCCGAGACGAAGGAGACACCCATGGACCGCGTACAGATCTTCGATACCACCCTGCGAGACGGCGAGCAGTCGCCCGGGATCTCGCTGAACGCCTCCGAGAAGCTGGAGATCGCCCACCAGCTGGCCCGGCTGGGCGTCGACGTCATCGAGGCGGGCTTCCCGATCGCCAGCCCCGGCGACTTCGAGGCCGTGCAGGCCATCGCCTGCGAGGTCGACGGGCCGATCATCACCGGGCTCGCCCGCGCTCAAGCGGCGGACATCGAGGCCGCATTCGGCGCCGTACGCGATGCCGCACGACCTCGGATCCACACGTTCATCTCCACGTCGGACATCCACATCAAGTACCAGATGCAGAACACGCGCGAGGACGTGATCGCCCAGACGCGCGCCGCGGTCGCGCACTCGAGGTCGTTCGTGGAGGACGTCGAGTTCTCGCCGATGGACGCGACCCGCGCCGACCTCGACTTCACCGCCGAGGTGATCGCCGTCGCCATCGAGGAGGGGGCGACGGTCGTCAACGTCCCCGACACGGTCGGCTACACCACGCCGGAGGAGTACGCCGCGTTCCTGCGCGGCCTCTACGAGCGGGTCCCGGCGCTGAAGGACGTCGTGCTGTCGGTGCACTGCCACGACGACCTGGGGCTCGCGGTCGCGAACTCCTACGCCGGCGTGCAGGCGGGCGCGCGGCAGGTCGAGTGCGCGATCAACGGCATCGGCGAGCGGGCGGGCAACGCGTCGCTGGAGGAGATCGTGATGCTGCTGGCCACGCGCGGCGACGTCGCCGGCGTGGAGACGGGCGTCAACACGCGCGAGATCGCACGGACCTCGCGGATGGTGTCGCGGCTGACCGGCTACGTCGTGCAGCCCAACAAGGCGATCGTCGGGCGCAACGCGTTCGCGCACGAGTCCGGCATCCACCAGGACGGCGTGCTCAAGGAGCGCACGACGTTCGAGATCATGGACGCGACGACGGTCGGCCTGGAGGGCAACGACCTCGTGCTGGGCAAGCACTCGGGGCGCCACGCGCTGCGCAACGCGCTGGAGGAGCTGGGCTTCACGGTCAGCGGCGCGGCGCTGAACACGGCGTTCCAGCGCTTCAAGGAGATCGCCGACAAGAAGAAGCAGGTGACCGCGATGGACCTCGAGGCGCTCGTCACCGACGAGCTGCGCGAGGAGATGGCGGGCTACGCGCTGGAGTGGTTCGAGGTCGAGGCGTCCAGCCGCCGCCCGCCGCACGCCACGGTCTCCGTGACCACCCCCACGGGCGAGAGCCGCGAGGGCAGCTTCACCGGCGACGGCCCGGTCGACGCCATCTTCCACGCGATCAACGCGGCGACGAACGTCGACGCCCGGCTACGCGAGTTCCGCGTCGACGCGGTGACCGGCGGCCAGGACGCCCTCGGCGAGGTCTCCGTCGTGCTCGAGCTCGAGGGCCAGGCGGCCTCGGGCCAGGGCGTGGCGACCGACATCCTCGAGGCGGCGGCGCGGGCGTACGTCCGGGCGCTGTCGGTGGCGGCGGCGAAGGTCCGCGCGGCGGAGTCCGCGGTGGACCCGCGCACGGCGCAGCTCACCCCGGGGCCCTGAGCCACAAGCGGGGCGGCGCGCGCCGCCCCGCTGTCAGCCCGCGGCGCGCGCCGCCCCGCCGTCAGTCCGCGGCGCGCGCCGACCAGCCGTCAGCCGGCGGCGCCTCCGAGCGCCAGCCCCTGCCGGTAGCCCGCCGCCAGCGCCCCGCCGGCGCGACCGCGGTCCATGAGCTGTCCGCCGATCACCGCCGCGCTCGCCCCGTCCGGGCCCACGGTCCGCACGTGCGCGCCCCGACGCTGCAGGACGTGGCTCTCGGCCGCCGTGGCCAGCGACCCGGCGGCGCGCAGGGCGCCCATCGGCGAGTGCAGCGCGAGCGGGAGCGACTGGGTGACGCTGAGGCAGAGGACCTCGGTGTCGCGGCGTGCCGGCGCGACGTCGAGGTTCGTCAGCGACCACACGCCCCCGTCGACGTACTCGCGCCCGCCGATGCGGATCGGCTCGAACACCCAGGGCACCGAGCACGAGGCGGCGACCGCCTCGCCGACCGTCGCCGGCGGCGCCCCGGGCGCGCCGAAGACGATGCGGCGCCCCGTCGCCCGGTCGACGGCGACGACGCGCAGGCGCCCGTCGAACCGCGCCCCGTGGCGCGCGACGACCTGGCTGATGCCCGCGAGCGAGCCGCTGCCCGTCGGCATCCGAGCGAGCACCAGCGACCGCGCGAGCGCCCCGGCGGGCGCACCCGCCGCTAGCGCCGCGGTGGCGAGCGGCGCGCTGACGCCCCAGGCCGCCCGCAGCGCGAGCCGGCCCGCCGCGCCGGCCGCCGACCGCGGCGGCGGGGCCGCGGGCTCCCCGGGCTCACGCGCGTCCGCCTCGCCATCGTCGGGCCGCCGCGGCGGCGAGCCCGCGGCCAGCCGGGCCGCGATGATCGCCCCCGCGGACGTCCCGACGAAGGACTCGACCCGCCGGAAGTCGACGTCGCCGGCGTCCTGGATGCCCGCGAGCACCCCGCTCATCCAGGCCTCGCCGACCACGCCGCCGGCGGCGAGCACGAGCACGTCCGGGACCGGGAACGTCGGCGCCACGCTCCGACCGTACCGAGCCCGGGCGCCGGGCACCCCGCGGCGCCGCTACACCGTCTGCTCGCCCGGCTGCGCGAGTGCGGCCGCGCCGAGGACGCCCTCCGCGACCGGTGCCGCGCCGAGCGCCGCCACCGCCGCGCCCGCGGCCGCCGCGCCCCCGGCCGCCTCGGCGACCGGCGCGCGCTCGACCGCGTCGAGTCCGGCCACGCCGGTCGACCGCAGCCGGGCCTTCATCCGCAGGAACGGCATCTCGACGAGATGGAAGCTCAGCATCGCGGCGGCGAACGTCACGACGACCGCGACGCCCTTCCCGGCGCCCGCGCGCGCCATCAGGACGATCACCGGGACGTGCCACAGATACAGCCCGTAGGAGATCTTCCCGACGTACGGCAGCGGTGGGATCCGCAGCAGGCGCGAGAGGATCGAGGCGTTGCTCGTCGCCAGCCGCGCCACGATCAGCGTCGCGCAGACGCCCACGAGCGGGATCGCCGCCAGCGGGTTGCCGTCGAGCCCCCACAGCGTCGGATAGTTGCGCCGCGCCCACCACAGGCCCACGAGCCCGGCGACCGCGCCCACGCTCAACAGCACGTCCCAGCGCCGGGTGAGCTTCCCGGCCGCCGACGTCAGAACGAGCGCCAGCGCGGCGCCGAGCAGCAGCTCCCCGAACCGCGGGTCGGGCCGGTAGTACAGCGCGATCCCGCCGATGGGATCGACCGGCGACCACGCCCACCAGAAGATCGACAGCAGCGCCACCGCCACCGCGGCGACGACGAGCGCCATGCGCCGCAGCCGGACGACGTGGGCGAGCGCGAGCGCGCAGATCGGGGCCCACAGCAGATAGAACTGCTCCTCGACCGCGAGCGTCCAGGTCTGCCCGAGCGCCCCCATGTCGAAGTGCGTGTTGAAGATCAGCACGATCGTCGACGTGTAGGTCAGCGCCGCCGCGACGGACTGCCACCACACGCCCCAGCTGCCCTCGGCGTTGAGCAGCGACCCGAAGGGGACGAGCACCACGATCATCAGGACGAGCGCCGGATACAGGCGCAGGAGGCGCCGCTCGTAGAAGCGCCTGACCGAGACCGTCCCGCGCGCCCGGTACTCGCCCACGAGCACGCCGGTGATGAGGAAGCCGCTCAGGACCAGGAACAGGTCCACCCCGAACATGCCCCCGATGCCGACCCCGATCTCGAGGTGGAAGACGATCACCATCAGCACGGCCACGGCGCGCAGCCCGTCGAGCTGCGCGATCCGTCGCGAGCCGTCCGCCGGCTGGCGGTTCACCCGGCGCACGGCGGCGAGGGCGTGCTGGAACGTGGAAGGGAAGGACATCGTGCGAAACCCGTGCCGCGGCCCTGCGGCCGGCGCAATCCTAATGCGGCCGCAGGCGTCCGATGTGCGTCCAGCGGTTCTGCTCGCCCATCGCTGTATGAGATAACGTACGAGCGTATGGCGACCATCGAAGCCACCCTGAACATCGGGCCGCGCGTTCGCGCGCTGCGCGAGGCGATGGACCTCAGCCTGCGCGACCTTGCGGAGCTCAGCGGCGTCAGCGCGCCGATGCTCAGCCAGGTCGAGCGCGGCGAGACGAGCCCGACCCTGCAGACCGCGGCGCGCATCGCGGGCGGCCTGGAGCTCACGCTCAGCCAGCTGCTGCGCCTCGACGAGGGCGGCAGCGTCTCGATCGTCCGCGCCGGCGAGGTGCGCAACGGCCCGGCCCGCCGCGGCCACGCCTACGAGGTGCTCACGCCGCCGCTCCCCGGCCTGCGGGCCGAGCTCAGCCGGCACGTGCTCGACGCGGGCGCCGCCACCGGCGGGCTCGACGACCCGCCGATGCACGAGCCCGGCAGCCGGGAGGTCGCCCACGTGCAGGACGGCGCGCTCGACCTCGTCATCGACGGCGACCGCCATCGCCTGCAGGGCGGCGACACCGTGACCTTCGACGCCGACCTGCCCCATCATTTCGAGAACCCCGGCCCCGGCCCGGCGACCTTCCTCGCCGTCGTGTCGGCCGGACTGCGGAGGAGCTGAACCCAGGATGCCCCAGCCCAAGACCCTGTTCGACAAGCTCTGGGAGGCCCACGAGGTCGCTCCGGGCCTGCTGTTCATCGACCTGCACCTCGTCCACGAGGTCACCAGCGCGCAGGCCTTCGACGGCCTGCGCCTCGCCGGCCGCCCGGTGCGCCGCCCGGATCGCACGCTCGCCACGGCCGACCACAACACGCCGACCGACGGCACGCCCGTCGCCAGGCTCATCAAGGACGAGCTGAGCCGCGTCCAGGTCGAGACGCTCGAGCGCAACTGCGCCGAGTTCGGCATCCCGCTCTACAGCCTCGGCTCGCCGCTGCAGGGCATCGTCCACGTCATCGGGCCCGAGCTCGGCCTCACCCAGCCGGGCATGACGATCGTCTGCGGCGACAGCCACACCGCCACGCACGGCGCGTTCGGCGCGCTGGCGTTCGGCATCGGCACCTCCGAGGTCGAGCACGTCCTCGCCACCCAGTGCCTCGTCCAGCGCAAGTCGAAGTCGATGCTCGTCCGCTACGACGGCACGCCGGGCTTCGGCGTCACCGCCAAGGACCTCATCCTGGGCACGATCGGCCAGATGGGCGTCGACGGCGCCGTCGGCCACGTCGTCGAATACGCCGGCGAGGCCATCGAGGCGCTCTCGATGGAAGGCCGCATGACGATCTGCAACATGACGATCGAGGGGGGCGGCCGCGCCGGCATGATCGCCCCGGACGAGACGACGTTCGAGTACGTGCGCGAACACGCCGGCCTCGACGACGTCCCGGCGGCCTGGCGCGACCTGCGCACCGACGACGGGGCGCAGTTCGACAAGGTCGTCGTCGTCGACGCCGCCGCGATGTCGCCGCAGGTCACGTGGGGCAGCACGCCCGACATGGTCGTGCCGGTGACGGCGAGCGTCCCCGACCCCGAGGACGACGGCGACGAGCGCGCGCTGGTCTACATGGGCCTCGAGGCCGGCACGCCGATCACCGACATCCGGCTCGACCGCGTGTTCATCGGCTCGTGCACGAACAGCCGCATCGGCGACCTGCGGGCCGCCGCGAAGGTCGTGGAGGGCCGCAAGGTCGCCTCCCACGTCAACGCGATGGTCGTCCCGGGCAGCCAGCAGGTCAAGGCGCAGGCCGAGGCCGAGGGCCTCGACGAGGTGTTCCGCGCCGCCGGCTTCGACTGGCGCGTCGCGGGCTGCTCGATGTGCCTCGGCATGAACCCCGACGTCGCCGCACCGGGCGAGCGCGTCGCCTCGACCTCGAACCGCAACTTCGAGGGCCGCCAGGGCCGCGGGGCGCGCACGCACCTCGTCTCGCCGGAGATGGCCGCCGCGGCCGCCATCGAAGGCCACTTCGTCGACATCCGCGACTGGAGCTGACCAGCATGGAGAGCGTCACGACCATCCGCGGCCGGGTCTCCGTCCTCGACCGCGACGACGTCGACACCGACCAGATCATGCCCAAGCAGTTCCTCAAGCGGGTGGAGCGCACCGGCTTCGGCGAGTTCGTCTTCCACGACTGGGCCAAGGAGCCGGGCTGGGACCTGCCGAAGAACCCGATCCTCGCTACGGGCGAGAACTTCGGCTGCGGGTCCAGCCGCGAGCACGCGCCGTGGGGCCTGCAGGACTACGGCTTCCAGGCGATCATCGCGCCGAGCTTCGCCGACATCTTCTACTCGAACTGCACGAAGATCGGGCTGCTTCCCATCGTCCTGCCCGAGGACGTCGTCACCGCGATCATGGGCCACGGCGAGTGCGAGATCGACCTGCCCGCCCGCGTGGTGCGCTTCGACGGCGAGGAGATCCCGTTCGAGATCGACGATGCGATCCACCACCGCCTCGTCAACGGCCTCGACGACATCGGCCTGACCCTGCAGCAGGGCGACGCGATCGCCGCCTACGAGCACGATCGCGAGCGCACCGGCCCGGACACGCTCGCGCTGGCGGGCGAGGCCTGATGGCGCACCACATCGTCCTGCTGCCCGGCGACGGCATCGGCGTCGAGGTCGTCGCCGCGGCCACGCAGGTCCTCGACGCGGTCGGGGAGTTCAGCTACGAGAAGCGCCTCATCGGCGGCGCGGCCATCGACGCGACCGGCGGCCCGCTGCCCGACGAGACCGTCGACGCCTGCCAGGGCGCCGACGCGGTGCTGCTCGGCGCCGTCGGCGGCCCGAAGTGGGACAGCACCGAGGCCGGCCGGCCGCGCCCGGAGCAGGGCCTGCTCGGCATCCGCAAGGCGCTGAGCCTGTTCGCCAACCTGCGCCCGGTCAAGCCGCTGACCGCGCTGCTCGACGCGAGCCCGCTCAAGCGCGACCGCATCGAGGGCACCGACCTGCTCGTCGTGCGCGAGCTGACCGGCGGCATGTACTTCGGGCGCAAGGAGCGCGACGCGGACCGCGCGTCCGACGAGAACGCCTACACGCGGCCCGAGGTCGAGCGGATCGCCCGCGTCGCGTTCCGGGCCGCCCGGCGCAAGGTCACCAACGTCGACAAGATGAACGTGCTCGAGGTCTCGCGGTTCTGGCGGGAGGTCGTCCTCGACGTCCACGCCCGCGAGTTCCCGAACGTCGTCGTCGACCACATGCTCGTCGACAACGCGGCGATGCAGCTCGTCAGCGCGCCGTCGACGTTCGACGTGATCGTCACCGACAACATGTTCGGCGACATCCTCAGCGACGAGGCGGCGATGATCACCGGCTCGATCGGGATGCTGCCCAGCGCGTCGGTCGGGGAGGAGGGCACGCCCGGCCTGTTCGAGCCCGTCCATGGTTCGGCGCCCGACATCGCGGGCCGCGGGATCGCGAACCCGCTGGCCACGATCCTGTCCTGCGCGCTGCTCCTGCGCCACGGGTTGGGGTTGAGCGCGGAGGCCGACGCCGTAGAATCGGCGGTGGACCGCGCCCTGGAGGGCGGTCTGCGGACCCCTGACCTCGGGGGCGACGCCACCACCGACCAGGCCACCAGGGCCGTCTTGGAGCAGCTGTGAAGCCAACGGAGCTCATCTGGTTCAACGGGGAGTTCGTGAAGTGGGAGGACGCCACGGTGCACGTCCTCACGCACGGGCTGCACTACGGGACCGGGGTCTTCGAGGGCGTACGGTGCTACGAGACCGAGATCGGCCCGGCGATCTTCCGCCACGACGATCACATCGCGCGCCTGGAGAAGTCGGCGGAGCTGTACTACATGCCGATCCCGTACTCCCACGAGGAGATCCGGACGGCGACGAAGGAGCTCATCGCCCGCAACGGCCTGCGCTCCTGCTACATCCGCCCGCTGGTCTTCCGCGGCTACGGCACGATGGGCCTGTTCCCGCTCGAGGCGCCGGTCGACGTGTGCATCGCCGTCTGGGAGTGGGGTGCCTACCTCGGCGACGAGGGCAAGCAGGCCGGCATCCGCGCGAAGGTCTCCAGCTGGCGGCGCATCAGCGGGGATTCGCTCATCCCGCACGCCAAGGCCTCGGGCCAGTACCTGAACTCGATCCTCGCGAAGATCGAGTCGCACAAGTCCGGCTACGAGGAGGCGATCCTCCTCGACGACCACGGCCACGTGTGCGAGGGCTCCGGTGAGAACATCTTCGTCGTGCGCGACGGCGTCATCTACACCCCGGCGCACAGCGGCGGCATCCTGGACGGCATCAACCGCAAGTCGGTCATGCAGATCGCGCGCGACCTCGGCTTCACGGTCGAGGAGCGGGCGATCGCCCGGGCCGAGCTGTACCTGGCCGACGAGGTGTTCCTCACGGGCACGGCGGCCGAGCTCGTCCCGGTCCGCGAGATCGACGACCACCGGGTCGGCGACGGGCGGCCGGGCGACATCACGTGTGCGGTGCAGAAGCTGTTCGACGACGCGCTGTTCGGGCGCGCGGAGCAGTACCGCGAGTGGCTGGACCCGGTCGAGATCCCGGCGCGAATTTCGTAGGCGCCTGGCCGGTCCGGCTGGGCGCCTGACCACGCCCCGCCGATCACCCGACCAAGGACCGCTTTCGCCATGACCACCATCCAGCTCTACGACGCCACCCTCCGTGACGGCATGCAGGGGGAGGGGATGTCGCTGACCGCCGACGAGAAGGTTCGCGTCGTGCACAAGCTCGACGAGCTCGGCGTCGATCTCGTCGAGGCCGGCTTCCCGTCCTCGAACCCCAAGGAGGCCGAGCTCTTCGACCTCCTGGCGCGCGAGCGCTTCGCCCACGTCGACATCGCCGCGTTCGGCATGACGCGCCGGCGCGGGGTCACCGCCGATGCCGACGAGGGCCTGGCGGTCCTCGCCGCCTCGTTCGCGCCCGTGTGCACGATCGTCGGGAAGACGTGGGCCCTGCACCTCGAGAAGGTGGTGCGGGTCAGCGCCGAGGAGAACCTGGCGATGATCGGCGAGTCGGTCGCGTTCCTCGTCGCGCAGGGCAAGCGCGTCGTCTACGACGCCGAGCACTTCTTCGACGCCTACCGCGCCGACCGCGACTACGCGCTGCGCTGCGTCGCCGCGGCGCAGGGGGCGGGCGCGGAGACCGTGGTCCTGTGCGACACGAACGGCTCGTCCCTGCCGTCGCAGATCGCGACGGCCGCCGCGGACGTCGCGCGCGTCGTCGAGCGCTTCGGCATCCACTGCCACGACGACCTCGAGTGCGGCGTGGCGAACACGCTCGCCGCCGTCGAGCAGGGCGCCGTGCAGGTCCAGGGGACGATGAACGGCATCGGCGAGCGGACGGGCAACGCGAACCTCATCTCGATCATCGGCAACCTGCAGACGAAGATGGGCCACGCGGTGCTCAGCGCCGAGCAGCTCGGCCGGCTCACCGAGACGGCCCACTTCGTCGACGAGCTGCTCAACCGCGTCCCCGACCCGCAGCAGCCGTACGTCGGCCGGGTCGCCTTCGCGCACAAGGGCGGCATGCACGTCGCCGGGGTGCGCGCGGACGCCTCGACGTTCGAGCACATGGAGCCGGAGGCGGTGGGCAACGAGCGCAGCCTGCTCGTCAGCGAGCTCGCCGGCCGCGCGACGGCGGCGGAGAAGGCGGACGCCCTGGGCCTCGAGGTCGACGCCGCACGCGTCATCGACCGCGTCAAGGAGCTCGAGCACCGCGGCTATCAGTTCGAGGCCGCCGACGGCTCGTTCGAGCTGCTGCTGCGCAAGGAGGCCGGGGTCTACGAGCCGCTGTTCCGCCTGGAGTCCTGGCGCTGCATCGTCGAGCAGCGCGCCGACGGCAAGGTCGAGACCGAGGCCACCATCAAGATCTGGGTGGATGGCGAGCGCTACGTCCGCACGGCCGAGGGCAACGGCCCGGTCAACGCGCTGGACCGCGCGCTGCGCGACGCGCTGACCGAGATCCACCCGCACCTGCGCGACCTCGAGCTCGTGAACTTCAAGGTCCGCATCCTCGACGAGACGAAGGGCACCGGTGCGGTGACCCGCGTCCTGCTCGACACGTCCGACGGCCACGACGTCTGGGGCTCCATCGGCGTCAACGAGAACGTCATCGCCGCCTCGTGGGAGGCGCTGGTGGACTCGCTCGAGCGGGCGATGCAGCCGGCCCGGGTGCGCAGTTGATCCCACTCGCGCGGCCGGTCCTCGGCGCCGAGGAGGAGGCCGCGGTGCTGGAGGTCCTGCGCTCCGGCCAGCTCTCGCTCGGCCCCCGGGTGCCGGAGTTCGAGCGGCGCTTCGCGGCACGACTCGGTGTCGCGCACGCGAGCGCCGTGTCGAGCGGGACGACCGGGCTGCACCTCGCGCTGCGGGCGGCCGGCGTACGGGACGGTGACGAGGTGGTGACGTCGCCGTTCTCGTTCGTCGCGTCCGCCAACGTCATCGCCTACGAGCGGGCCCGGCCGGTGTTCGCCGACATCGACCCGCGGACGCTGAACCTCGACCCCGAGGCGGCCGCCGCGGCGGTGACCCCCCGCACGACCGCGCTGCTGCCGGTGCACATCTTCGGCTACCCGGCCGATCTCCCGGCGTTCGAGAGGATGGGCCTGCCGATCGTCGAGGACGCCTGCGAGGCGCTCGGCGCCGTGCACGCCGACGGTGCGGCGGTCGGCGGGCGCGGGCACCCGGCCGTCTTCGGCTTCTACGCCAACAAGCAGCTGACGACCGGCGAGGGCGGGATGCTCACGACCGGCGACGCGGCGGTCAAGGAGCGCGTGGACTCCGAGCGCAACCAGGGCCGCGCGTCGAACATGGACTGGCTCGACCACGACCGGCTCGGCTTCAACTACCGCCTGAGCGACGTCGCGTGCGCGATCGGGATCGCACAGCTGCAGCGGCTGGACGGGATGCTCGCGGGGCGGGCGCGGGTGGCGGCGGCGTACCGGGAGGCGCTGGCGGGGATCGAGGGCTTGCAGCTGCCGTGCGAGGACTCGGGCAGCGACCGGCGGGGCTGGTTCGTCTTCGTGGTGCAGCTGCCGCGCGGCCGCGACCGGGACGGCACGATCGTCGCGCTGCGCGAGCACGGGGTGCAGTCCAAGCCGTACCTGCCCGCCATCCACCTGATGAGCTTCTACCGCGAGACGTTCGGCCATCGCGAGGGCGAGTTCCCGGTCTGCGAGGACGTCGCCGCGCGGTCGATCGCGCTGCCGTTCTTCCCGGAGATGACCGAGTCGCAGGTGCAGCAGGTCTCGGACGCGCTGCGCGCGGTGCTTGAATCCTCGCCGTGAACGAACGTGGGACCCCCTCCGGCGGCCAGCGGCCACCGTCGAATGTCCACAATCCGCGTGAGGCCGCCTCCGGACCCACGAGCCGCTTCGCCGAACCGCAGCACCCGACCTTCCGGGCCATGAACACGTCTCTGGGCTTCGACCGGCGGCTGTGGCCGCAGGACCTGCGCGGATCGCGCGCCCACGCCCGCATGCTGGCCGCCGCCGGCGTGCTGTCGCCGGCCGAGCGCGACGAGCTGCTGCGCGGCCTGGACCTCGTCGAGGCCGAGCTCGCGGGGGGCACGTTCCCGTTCTCGGAGAACGACGAGGACATCCACATGGCCGTCGAGCGACGGCTGACCGAGCTGATCGGGCCGGTCGGCGGCAAGCTGCACACTGCGCGCTCGCGCAACGACCAGGTCGCCACGGACATGGCGCTGTTCGTGCGCGACGAGGCGGGGGAGGCGGTGAAGCGCATCGATGCGCTCGCGCGCACCCTCGTCGCCGTCGCCGAGCAGCACGTCGACGTGGCGCTGCCGGGCTACACGCACCTGCAGCGGGCGCAGCCGGTCTATCTCGCCCACCACCTGCTCGCCTACGTCTGGATGCTGCTGCGCGACCGCGACCGCTTCGCGTTCGTCGCGTCGCGCTCGGTGGCGGCGCTGCCGCTCGGTGCAGGCGCCCTGGCCGGCGTGAACTTCGCCACCGACCGCGGCATGGTGGCCGAGGAGCTCGGCTTCGACCACGTCGCGCCGAACTCGATCGACGCCGTCTCCAACCGCGACTTCGTCCTGGACTACCTCGGCGCGGCGGCGACCTGCCTGACGCACCTGTCGCGGCTCGGCGCCGAGCTCGTGCTGTGGTCCTCGAGCGAGTTCGGCTTCGTCCGGCTGCCCGACGCCTGGTCGAGCGGCTCGTCGATCATGCCGCAGAAGAAGAACCCGGACGCCGCCGAGCTGCTGCGGGCCAAGGCACCACGGGTGGTGGGCTCGCTCGCCGGCTTCTACGGCGTGCTGCACGCGCTCCCGCTGACGTACAACAAGGACATGCAGGAGGACAAGGAGCCGCTGTTCGATGCGGTCGACACGCTGACGGTCTCGCTCGAGGCCGCCGAGGGGATGATCCGCGGCGCCGAGTTCGACGAGGAGCGCATGGCGGCCGCGGCGTCGGACGATCTGATCGCTGCGACCGACATCGCCGACCTCTACGTGAAGCGGGGCATGCCGTTCCGCGAGGCCCACGGGATCGTCGGTGGGCTCGTGCGCGAGGCGGTCGCGGCCGGCATCCCGCTGCGCGAGCTGCGGTCCGAGCATCTCGACGAGGAGGCGCGCGCGCTGCTCGAGCGGTCCTCGTGGCTGGAGTCCAAGGACTCCGAGGGCGGCACGGCGAGCGGGCGGGTCCGCGCGCAGCTGGCGGCCGCGCGCGCGGCGCTCGCCTCGGCGCCTCCGTGAGACCCTGCGGGTCATCGCCCGGCGATGCTCCGACCCGATGCGGCGCCGCATCGGCGATCGACCGCGCCTTCTTCGACCGTCCCGTGGTGGAGGTGGCGCCCGGCCTCCTCGGCTGCGTGCTGCGCCACGAGGCCACGAGCGGCGTGATCGTCGAGACCGAGGCCTACCACCTGTCGGAGCCCGCCTGCCACGCCTACGTGGGGCTGACGCCGCGCACGGAGGTGCTGTTCGGGGCGCCGGGCCGCGCGTACGTCTACCGGTCCTACGGCATCCACGCGCTCGTCAACGCGGTGTGCGAGCCGGAGGGCGTCGGCGCCGCGGTGCTCATCCGTGCGCTCGAGCCGCTCGACGGCGTCGGCGAGATGTACCACCGCCGGCGCGTGGCGCGCGAGGTCGACCTGTGCTCGGGGCCGGGCAAGCTCACGCAGGCGCTGGGGATCGAGCTGCACCACAACGGCGGCGACCTGCTGACCGGGCCGGTGCGGATCGAGCCGCGGCCGCCGGCGTGGCGCGACGTCCGCTGGGTCGCGGGCCCGCGGATCGGCATCACGAAGGCGGTCGAGCTGCCGTGGCGGTTCTGCGCGGTGGGTGCGTCCAGCGTCTCGCGGCCGTGGCCGCCGGGGCTGCGCGCGGCGGCGTAGAGCGCGCGCGCCGGCGGGGGTTCAGCCGGTCGGCGCGACGGCGCCGCCTGCGCCGGCACCGGCGCCGCCCGTGCTGCCGCTCGAGGGCGCAGGCGCGGGCGCGGGCGCGGCGGGCGCCGGCGTCTCGGGGGGCGGGGTCGCCGGTGTCGGCGCGGCCGGGGTCTGCGTCCCGCCGCCGCCACCGCCGGTGCCGCCGCCGGTCGTGCCGCCGTCCGGCGCGCCGGTCGTCCCGTCGCCGGTGGTGCCGCCGCCCGTCGCCCCGCCGGTCTCGCCCGTTGCGCCGGTCGGCGGCACCCCGGTGTCCGGGCTCGCCGTGGACGGCGCGGGGGCGACCGGTGCGACCGGCGTCGTCGTCTGCGGCTCGGTCTGCGTCAGCGACGGCGGGATCTTCTTGCCCTCGCGGGTCAGCTTCGCGATGAGCCGCTGGCGGCGGGCCTCCTCGCGCGTCTTGTCGATGTTCTCGATCGAGGTCATCACGTCGTGCCAGATGTCGGCCGGG from Capillimicrobium parvum encodes the following:
- a CDS encoding DNA-3-methyladenine glycosylase; protein product: MDRAFFDRPVVEVAPGLLGCVLRHEATSGVIVETEAYHLSEPACHAYVGLTPRTEVLFGAPGRAYVYRSYGIHALVNAVCEPEGVGAAVLIRALEPLDGVGEMYHRRRVAREVDLCSGPGKLTQALGIELHHNGGDLLTGPVRIEPRPPAWRDVRWVAGPRIGITKAVELPWRFCAVGASSVSRPWPPGLRAAA
- the argH gene encoding argininosuccinate lyase — translated: MNERGTPSGGQRPPSNVHNPREAASGPTSRFAEPQHPTFRAMNTSLGFDRRLWPQDLRGSRAHARMLAAAGVLSPAERDELLRGLDLVEAELAGGTFPFSENDEDIHMAVERRLTELIGPVGGKLHTARSRNDQVATDMALFVRDEAGEAVKRIDALARTLVAVAEQHVDVALPGYTHLQRAQPVYLAHHLLAYVWMLLRDRDRFAFVASRSVAALPLGAGALAGVNFATDRGMVAEELGFDHVAPNSIDAVSNRDFVLDYLGAAATCLTHLSRLGAELVLWSSSEFGFVRLPDAWSSGSSIMPQKKNPDAAELLRAKAPRVVGSLAGFYGVLHALPLTYNKDMQEDKEPLFDAVDTLTVSLEAAEGMIRGAEFDEERMAAAASDDLIAATDIADLYVKRGMPFREAHGIVGGLVREAVAAGIPLRELRSEHLDEEARALLERSSWLESKDSEGGTASGRVRAQLAAARAALASAPP